From a single Ascaphus truei isolate aAscTru1 chromosome 2, aAscTru1.hap1, whole genome shotgun sequence genomic region:
- the CRH gene encoding corticoliberin, with protein MKFQLWLSTGILLVALLPCHDCRAFSKSPASSVGEPAPSEYQPFLLRMGEEYFLRLGNLHKYPPSSLGASRLPEASAGNFLRALQQLQPQQQWNSQQGLRAGAFDGAESPYRAQEEPTERGKRAEEPPISLDLTFHLLREVLEMARAEQIAQQAHSNRKLMDIIGK; from the coding sequence ATGAAGTTCCAGCTGTGGTTGTCTACAGGAATCCTTCTGGttgctctcctcccctgccatGATTGTCGAGCTTTCAGCAAATCTCCAGCATCTTCTGTCGGTGAACCTGCTCCATCTGAATACCAGCCCTTTTTACTACGCATGGGAGAAGAGTATTTCCTGCGCCTGGGGAACCTTCACAAGTACCCCCCGAGCTCGCTTGGAGCCAGTCGACTTCCTGAGGCTTCTGCCGGTAACTTTCTGAGAGCTTTGCAGCAGCTGCAGCCGCAGCAGCAGTGGAACAGCCAGCAGGGACTGAGGGCTGGTGCCTTTGATGGAGCAGAGAGTCCTTACAGGGCTCAGGAAGAGCCCACGGAAAGAGGGAAACGCGCAGAGGAGCCTCCAATTTCCCTGGATCTGACTTTCCACCTTCTCCGGGAAGTCTTGGAAATGGCCAGAGCCGAGCAGATAGCCCAGCAAGCCCACAGCAACAGGAAACTGATGGACATCATTGGGAAATAA